One segment of Hippopotamus amphibius kiboko isolate mHipAmp2 chromosome 2, mHipAmp2.hap2, whole genome shotgun sequence DNA contains the following:
- the PABIR1 gene encoding PPP2R1A-PPP2R2A-interacting phosphatase regulator 1, whose protein sequence is MAQEKMELDLELPAGTGGSPAEGGGGSGSSGGLRRSNSAPLIHGLSDTSPVFQAEAPSARRNSTTFPNRHGLLLPASPVRMHSSRLHQIKQEEGMDLINRETVHEREVQNAMQISHSWEESFSLSDNDVEKSASPKRIDFIPVSPAPSPTRGIGKQCFSPSLQSFVSSNGLPPSPIPSPTTRFTTRRSQSPINCIRPSVLGPLKRKCEMETEYQPKRFFQGITNMLSSDVAQLSDPGVCVSSDTLDGNSSSAGSSCNSPAKVSTTTDSPVSPAQAASPFIPVDELSNK, encoded by the coding sequence ATGGCTCAGGAGAAGATGGAGCTAGACCTGGAGCTGCCTGCGGGCACGGGTGGGAGCCCGGCGGAGGGCGGCGGCGGCAGTGGCAGCAGCGGGGGCCTCAGGAGGTCTAACAGCGCCCCCCTGATCCACGGCCTCAGTGACACTTCGCCGGTGTTCCAGGCCGAGGCGCCGAGCGCCAGGCGGAACAGCACCACGTTCCCGAACCGCCACGGCCTGCTGCTCCCGGCCTCCCCCGTCCGCATGCACAGCAGCCGCTTGCACCAGATCAAACAGGAGGAGGGCATGGACTTGATCAATCGAGAGACCGTCCACGAGCGCGAGGTGCAGAACGCAATGCAGATAAGCCACTCCTGGGAGGAAAGTTTCAGCCTGAGTGACAACGACGTGGAGAAATCCGCCTCCCCGAAACGCATCGATTTCATTCCCGTGTCGCCAGCACCGTCCCCCACCCGGGGAATTGGGAAGCAGTGTTTTTCACCATCCTTGCAAAGTTTTGTGAGTAGCAATGGATTGCCTCCCAGTCCTATTCCCAGCCCAACGACGCGATTTACCACCCGGAGAAGCCAGAGTCCCATTAATTGTATCAGACCAAGTGTTCTTGGAccattgaaaagaaaatgtgaaatggaaACTGAGTATCAGCCAAAGAGATTCTTCCAGGGCATCACCAACATGCTTTCTTCTGACGTTGCACAGCTGTCAGATcctggtgtgtgtgtatcttccgATACCCTTGATGGAAACAGCAGCAGTGCCGGATCTTCTTGTAACTCACCAGCGAAAGTCAGCACTACCACCGACTCTCCTGTGTCGCCTGCCCAAGCGGCCTCTCCATTTATTCCAGTAGATGAACTTTCAAATAAGTGA